From a region of the Cryomorphaceae bacterium genome:
- the mgtE gene encoding magnesium transporter gives MTVDTTPQLNESQIRELIDRSELFALRRQLMELDALEVARLIDELPAELDVVVFRLLPREEAAETFQLMDADKQKSLIEELATRQQLLANLLNDLNPDDRTALLEEMPAAVTQRLLRMLEPENRKIATQLLGYPDESIGRLMTTDFVAVRPDFTIRQTLEHIRKFGKDSETLNVIYVTDENWKLLDDLRVREILLANPEERIQDLMDEKFVALEASEDQENAIRVFRDYDRVALPVTDSRGILLGIVTVDDVLDVAEEEATEDFHRFGSMAAGVLNPLKSRIFEIYRKRVFWLSVLVFMNVFSGAAIASFEETIAAMVSLVFFLPLLIDSGGNAGAQSATLIIRALATGEVEMKHWLKLMGRELVVALLLGLTMSVAVALVASFRAPEIILVVSLTMVSIVITGSLIGLTLPFVFTRFGVDPATASAPLITSLADISGVIIYFSMATWLLAK, from the coding sequence ATGACCGTTGACACAACCCCACAACTCAATGAATCTCAAATTCGGGAGCTGATTGATAGGAGCGAACTGTTTGCGCTTCGCCGCCAGTTAATGGAACTTGACGCCCTGGAAGTAGCCCGACTGATTGACGAATTACCTGCGGAACTCGATGTGGTTGTATTCAGGCTGCTGCCCCGCGAAGAAGCTGCTGAGACCTTCCAGTTGATGGATGCCGACAAGCAGAAATCATTGATAGAGGAGCTGGCAACCAGGCAACAACTGCTGGCCAACCTGCTCAACGACCTGAATCCCGACGACCGCACCGCGCTGTTGGAGGAAATGCCCGCCGCTGTTACCCAGCGCCTTTTGCGCATGCTGGAGCCCGAAAACCGAAAAATAGCCACCCAACTTCTCGGGTATCCCGATGAGAGTATCGGTCGTCTGATGACCACCGATTTTGTGGCGGTAAGGCCCGATTTTACTATTCGTCAAACCCTGGAGCACATTCGCAAATTTGGCAAGGACAGCGAAACGCTCAACGTGATTTACGTGACCGACGAAAACTGGAAACTGCTCGACGACCTTCGGGTACGCGAAATCCTGCTGGCAAATCCTGAAGAACGCATTCAGGACTTGATGGACGAGAAATTTGTTGCACTCGAAGCCAGCGAAGATCAGGAAAACGCCATCCGCGTGTTTCGCGACTACGACCGCGTGGCCCTGCCTGTAACCGACTCACGCGGAATTCTGCTGGGTATTGTAACGGTGGACGACGTGCTCGATGTGGCCGAAGAAGAAGCCACCGAAGACTTTCACCGCTTTGGCTCGATGGCAGCAGGAGTGTTGAACCCCTTAAAAAGCAGGATTTTTGAGATTTATCGCAAACGCGTATTCTGGCTCTCCGTGCTGGTGTTTATGAACGTGTTTTCCGGTGCGGCGATTGCATCTTTTGAGGAAACCATAGCAGCCATGGTATCACTGGTTTTTTTTCTGCCTTTACTTATTGACAGCGGCGGAAACGCAGGAGCCCAATCGGCCACCCTTATTATTCGCGCCCTTGCTACCGGTGAGGTAGAAATGAAGCACTGGTTAAAACTCATGGGGCGCGAGTTGGTGGTTGCTTTGCTCCTGGGGCTTACGATGTCGGTGGCAGTGGCTTTGGTAGCGAGTTTTCGAGCTCCGGAAATCATTCTGGTGGTGAGTCTTACCATGGTGTCTATTGTGATTACCGGTAGTTTGATTGGGCTCACCCTGCCTTTTGTTTTCACCCGCTTTGGAGTAGATCCTGCTACGGCCAGCGCTCCGCTGATTACCTCGCTGGCGGATATCAGTGGTGTGATTATCTACTTTTCGATGGCCACATGGTTGCTGGCGAAGTAG